The Psychrosphaera ytuae genome includes a region encoding these proteins:
- a CDS encoding flavodoxin domain-containing protein, producing MAQIALIMGSVYGAAQTLADTIQQVLHDKGHTTIYNASALVSDVHDVDACLIITSTTGQGDLPSNLEGFYFGARDTMPLQNQKPFGVIALGDSSYQTFCGAGEKMEELFYELQGMAPVPMLKIDACETLEPESLALPWLENWLATVNLK from the coding sequence ATGGCGCAAATCGCATTAATTATGGGTAGTGTTTATGGTGCGGCTCAAACGCTAGCAGACACGATTCAACAAGTTCTTCACGACAAAGGTCACACAACTATTTATAACGCATCAGCATTGGTTAGTGACGTTCATGATGTGGATGCTTGTCTTATTATCACATCAACAACGGGTCAAGGTGATCTACCCAGTAATTTAGAGGGTTTTTATTTTGGTGCCCGAGATACTATGCCGCTACAAAACCAAAAGCCATTTGGGGTTATTGCTTTAGGTGACTCAAGCTATCAAACATTCTGTGGTGCAGGTGAAAAAATGGAAGAGCTGTTTTACGAGTTACAAGGGATGGCCCCTGTTCCTATGTTAAAAATAGATGCTTGTGAAACATTAGAGCCAGAATCTCTAGCCTTACCTTGGCTTGAAAATTGGCTCGCGACGGTTAACCTCAAATAA
- the truC gene encoding tRNA pseudouridine(65) synthase TruC, which translates to MRNQVFTEAPQLDVLYQDDDLVAINKPSGLLVHRSEIDKRETLFAVQLTRDQIGQRVFPVHRLDRPTSGVLLFALNSQVARTLSDYFINSEIQKTYQALVRGYGPEYLDLDYPLTRELDKFADKDANRDLGPQEAQTIMKCLRTYEMPFSCGRFDTTRYSLMELQPKTGRKHQIRRHLAHIRHPIIGDTKHGDGKQNKLAREQLGLNRLALHATKLEFVHPTNKKPMVITAPIDETLANPLALLNNSNIHKTLTNP; encoded by the coding sequence TTTTACCGAAGCTCCTCAACTTGACGTCCTTTATCAAGACGACGACTTAGTAGCGATTAACAAACCCTCAGGACTGCTAGTCCATCGCAGTGAAATTGATAAAAGAGAAACCCTGTTTGCAGTCCAACTCACTCGTGACCAAATTGGCCAGAGAGTGTTTCCTGTTCATCGCTTGGACCGCCCTACGTCGGGTGTATTATTGTTTGCGTTAAACAGTCAAGTTGCTCGCACTCTCAGTGATTATTTTATCAATAGTGAAATTCAAAAAACCTACCAAGCATTGGTCAGAGGTTACGGACCAGAATACTTGGATTTGGACTATCCATTGACACGAGAGCTCGACAAATTTGCAGATAAAGATGCCAATAGAGACTTAGGCCCGCAAGAAGCCCAAACCATCATGAAGTGCCTGCGTACCTATGAAATGCCTTTTAGCTGTGGACGCTTTGATACCACCCGTTACAGTCTAATGGAGCTGCAGCCTAAAACCGGACGCAAACATCAAATTAGAAGGCACTTAGCCCATATTCGTCATCCGATTATTGGTGACACTAAACACGGTGACGGTAAACAAAATAAACTCGCTCGTGAACAGCTTGGCCTAAACCGACTTGCCCTTCACGCGACAAAATTAGAATTTGTTCATCCTACTAATAAAAAGCCGATGGTCATCACAGCCCCAATAGACGAAACACTTGCTAATCCGTTGGCTTTGCTCAACAATTCAAATATACATAAAACCTTAACCAACCCTTAA